In a single window of the Diabrotica undecimpunctata isolate CICGRU chromosome 11, icDiaUnde3, whole genome shotgun sequence genome:
- the LOC140452680 gene encoding uncharacterized protein: MGALPDLRISKAKPFFCVGVDFGGPFLIRANKLKNAKRTKAYICVFVCFATKALHLELVSKLSTEAFLASFRRFIARRGRCSVVYSDCGTNFVGAKSYLEDIKSHFDKNDVITWHLNPPAASHFGGLFEAGIKSVKTHVSRVIGEQVLTYEEFNTLLIQIEAVLNSRPLCPVSNDPNDFSVLTPGHFLTLEPLKIIPDRDYSDVHLNRLSRWQLLQRLHADFERSSTLEVA, translated from the coding sequence ATGGGGGCTCTTCCCGACCTACGTATATCCAAGGCCAAACCATTTTTTTGCGTTGGCGTCGACTTTGGCGGTCCTTTTCTGATACGAGCCAATAAGCTTAAAAATGCTAAACGAACGAAAGCCTATATTTGCGTATTTGTATGCTTTGCAACTAAGGCTTTGCACTTAGAATTGGTATCTAAACTTAGTACCGAGGCATTTTTAGCCTCATTCAGACGTTTTATAGCACGCCGAGGACGTTGCTCTGTTGTCTATTCTGATTGCGGAACAAATTTTGTAGGAGCAAAATCCTATTTAGAAGACATTAagtcacattttgataaaaacgaCGTCATTACATGGCATTTAAATCCTCCGGCAGCTTCCCATTTTGGTGGATTGTTTGAAGCGGGTATAAAAAGCGTAAAAACGCATGTGTCTAGAGTCATAGGCGAACAGGTTTTAACCTATGAAGAATTCAATACATTACTCATACAAATAGAGGCTGTCTTAAATAGTCGTCCCTTATGTCCTGTCAGTAATGATCCAAATGATTTTTCAGTGTTAACACCTGGTCATTTTCTTACACTAGAGCCTTTAAAGATAATTCCCGATCGGGATTACAGTGATGTTCATTTAAATAGACTAAGTCGTTGGCAATTGCTGCAACGATTACATGCAGACTTCGAGCGTTCATCAACGCTCGAAGTGGCATAA